GCAGGTTGCGGCCGAGGAAGAAGAGTCCCCAGCGGTCGCGCTCGTATCCGACCCGCATGTTCAGCAGGTGCCGATTGCCCACCTTCAGCCGGGGATCGTTCTCGCGTTCGGAGAAGAACGAATCCTGCGACGCGAGATGCACGTCGCCGACCCACACTTCGTCGACGGTGAAGGCGACACCCAGCGCCGTCGACCAGTTCGGCGCGTAGGGGAACTCGTTGCCGGACAGGTCGAGATCGTTGTCGATGA
The Acidobacteriota bacterium DNA segment above includes these coding regions:
- a CDS encoding TonB-dependent receptor, producing the protein MLDGLNLYGSLGLNETRFDEFIDNDLDLSGNEFPYAPNWSTALGVAFTVDEVWVGDVHLASQDSFFSERENDPRLKVGNRHLLNMRVGYERDRWGLFFLGRNLLDEAFLHQAWENQLGLLMGRSAEPRTFAMELTVGM